From Neosynechococcus sphagnicola sy1, one genomic window encodes:
- a CDS encoding SH3 domain-containing protein, giving the protein MTSAVVVATPLPSSQTAPAPKKSCQPLSLRVETAGRPLNIRASSNLNAPVVGTIPNGTLIAARTLDPGKHWAAITTPSGGSGWVSTDYLTLPNQPGKSFLVAACTFYCPGCPFPPKTCCLVC; this is encoded by the coding sequence ATGACCTCTGCAGTAGTGGTGGCAACGCCCCTACCTTCGTCGCAGACTGCACCTGCTCCCAAGAAGAGTTGTCAGCCGCTCTCACTGCGAGTCGAAACCGCAGGTCGGCCTTTGAATATTCGGGCCAGTAGCAATCTCAATGCTCCCGTTGTGGGCACCATCCCTAACGGGACCTTGATCGCTGCCAGAACCTTAGATCCGGGCAAGCACTGGGCAGCGATTACCACTCCTTCTGGGGGGAGTGGGTGGGTTTCTACAGATTATCTGACCCTACCAAACCAGCCTGGTAAGAGTTTCCTGGTTGCAGCTTGTACCTTTTATTGCCCAGGCTGTCCTTTCCCACCCAAAACCTGCTGTCTGGTTTGCTAA
- a CDS encoding transposase — translation MLRKEYPSDLTDAEWKVIEPLLPAESAIGHPREVDFREIVNAIFYVQREGCTWRGLPSDFPPWQTVYNYLRHWQRLGIWQQSMTS, via the coding sequence ATGCTTCGCAAAGAGTATCCCAGCGACTTAACTGATGCCGAGTGGAAGGTGATAGAACCCTTGCTCCCTGCTGAATCAGCAATTGGCCATCCGAGAGAAGTTGACTTTCGTGAAATTGTTAATGCCATATTCTACGTGCAACGAGAGGGCTGTACTTGGCGAGGGTTGCCAAGCGACTTTCCACCCTGGCAAACGGTCTATAACTATCTACGACATTGGCAGAGATTAGGCATCTGGCAACAGTCCATGACCAGTTGA
- a CDS encoding S-layer family protein: MDAASLIAAIAQPNSVANGGNIFIQTGNLQILNGSEISVSDLGAGDAGNLRISAKEILLSNQGRISAQSASGEGGNIQLEVQDLLLMRNRSDISTTAGLAGSRGNGGNISIQAQNIVALDRSLITAQAFEGQGGNIRVVARGVFLSPDSFISASTQLGIAGTVEVNQLEQPPEAGLVALPATVEDISGLVDPTCAGLRGRTPSEFYVTGRGGVPESPDQPMVEHSLLQDLGTPVATHEGNRAGRPISFPSITQPQSEQIVAAQGWVINSQGNVVLTSTPYPATDGNPWLTSVVCLH, translated from the coding sequence TTGGATGCAGCATCCTTGATTGCCGCCATTGCCCAGCCTAATTCCGTTGCCAATGGCGGCAATATTTTCATCCAGACGGGCAATTTGCAGATCCTGAATGGTTCGGAAATCTCGGTGAGTGATTTGGGTGCTGGGGACGCAGGTAATTTAAGGATCTCCGCTAAGGAAATTCTGCTAAGCAATCAAGGGCGGATTTCTGCCCAATCGGCCTCTGGAGAGGGAGGCAATATTCAGTTAGAGGTGCAAGATTTGTTGTTGATGCGTAACCGCAGCGATATTTCCACCACCGCTGGACTGGCCGGATCGAGGGGAAATGGGGGGAATATTTCGATTCAAGCTCAGAATATTGTGGCCTTGGATCGGAGCTTGATTACAGCCCAGGCCTTTGAGGGTCAGGGGGGCAATATTCGGGTAGTAGCCCGGGGGGTTTTTCTGTCTCCCGACAGCTTCATTAGTGCCAGTACGCAGTTGGGCATTGCCGGGACGGTGGAGGTTAATCAGCTGGAACAACCCCCCGAAGCGGGTCTGGTTGCCCTACCTGCAACGGTGGAGGATATTTCAGGTTTGGTTGATCCCACCTGTGCCGGACTGCGAGGGAGAACCCCCAGTGAATTTTATGTGACGGGGCGCGGCGGTGTTCCCGAGAGCCCCGATCAGCCAATGGTGGAGCATAGTCTGCTCCAGGATCTAGGAACGCCTGTAGCCACCCATGAGGGCAATCGAGCAGGACGGCCTATCTCCTTTCCTAGCATTACCCAGCCCCAATCTGAGCAGATTGTGGCTGCTCAAGGCTGGGTGATAAACTCTCAAGGCAATGTTGTCCTGACCTCTACTCCCTATCCTGCTACTGATGGGAATCCTTGGCTGACCTCTGTTGTTTGTCTGCACTAA
- a CDS encoding transposase → MRQNDGQKGEVYGYDAGKKVKGRKRFILVDTLGLLIAVVVIEASCPERLGGAAVVFEASEAATEHLSNVWVDQGFIGANFARVVNQLTGAEVEVICRHSAEFEILPKPWIAERTFAWWNSCRRLSKDYEVMSTQGWQS, encoded by the coding sequence ATCCGTCAAAACGACGGACAAAAGGGGGAGGTCTACGGCTACGACGCAGGGAAAAAGGTTAAAGGACGGAAGCGATTTATCCTCGTCGATACCTTAGGTTTGCTGATTGCAGTGGTTGTTATCGAGGCCAGTTGTCCAGAGCGCTTAGGCGGGGCAGCTGTGGTCTTCGAAGCGAGCGAGGCTGCTACTGAGCATCTCAGCAATGTCTGGGTAGACCAGGGATTTATTGGAGCCAATTTTGCTCGGGTCGTCAACCAATTAACTGGGGCTGAGGTTGAAGTGATTTGTCGTCATAGCGCTGAATTTGAGATTTTACCCAAACCATGGATTGCGGAGCGAACGTTTGCCTGGTGGAATTCCTGCCGACGTTTGAGCAAGGACTACGAAGTAATGTCTACGCAGGGCTGGCAAAGTTAG
- a CDS encoding ShlB/FhaC/HecB family hemolysin secretion/activation protein, whose protein sequence is MLTRPNLPLEPAVPTPSLPPPETLLQLLPPSEAPEPKPSVPGSITVKRFEVMGSTVFTPEDLAQVTAAFTGHPISFAELQQAAAAVTQHYIQAGYITTGALIPSGQVITAGIVKIQVIEGTLESIQITGTHRLNPNYIRSRLALGAKIPLNVHQVFAALQLLQLNPLIASLSANLTASAHPGKSVLEVKITEAPAFDAELTFDNGRSPLVGGQSTGAGAGASRFAGAGR, encoded by the coding sequence TTGCTGACCCGGCCTAACCTGCCGCTGGAACCCGCTGTACCCACCCCATCTCTGCCACCACCGGAGACTCTTTTACAACTATTACCCCCATCCGAAGCACCAGAACCAAAGCCCTCCGTTCCTGGCAGTATCACTGTTAAGCGGTTTGAAGTCATGGGGAGCACAGTTTTTACCCCCGAAGATCTCGCCCAAGTGACCGCTGCTTTCACGGGGCATCCGATTTCATTTGCCGAGCTACAGCAGGCTGCCGCAGCCGTAACCCAGCACTATATCCAAGCTGGTTACATCACGACAGGAGCCTTGATTCCATCGGGACAGGTGATTACAGCCGGGATCGTGAAGATTCAAGTGATTGAAGGCACACTAGAATCGATTCAAATTACCGGAACCCACAGGCTGAACCCGAACTATATCCGCAGTCGTTTAGCCCTGGGAGCCAAGATACCACTGAATGTACACCAGGTGTTTGCAGCTTTACAATTGCTCCAACTGAATCCTTTGATTGCGAGTTTGTCTGCGAATCTGACGGCCAGTGCCCATCCAGGCAAGAGTGTTTTGGAGGTCAAGATTACTGAGGCTCCAGCCTTTGATGCTGAATTGACCTTTGATAATGGTCGCTCACCCTTGGTCGGGGGGCAATCAACGGGGGCTGGCGCTGGTGCAAGCAGATTTGCTGGGGCAGGGAGATAG
- a CDS encoding phage holin family protein, with translation MSNFLLTWLISAFSLLITAKLVPGLVVSGVIPAAIAAIVLGLANAIVKPILVVLTLPLTIITLGLFLFVVNALTFWIVGSVTPGFKVEGFIPALLGSVVLTLISSLLNNLLK, from the coding sequence ATGTCGAACTTCTTACTGACTTGGCTTATCTCTGCATTCTCGTTGCTGATCACCGCCAAACTGGTTCCGGGATTAGTGGTCAGTGGAGTGATTCCAGCGGCGATCGCGGCGATTGTCTTAGGCTTAGCCAATGCCATCGTCAAACCCATCTTAGTGGTGTTAACCCTGCCGTTGACGATTATCACCCTGGGATTATTTTTGTTTGTGGTCAATGCGCTGACCTTTTGGATTGTGGGTAGCGTCACCCCCGGATTTAAGGTGGAAGGCTTTATTCCCGCCCTCTTGGGTTCGGTGGTACTGACCTTGATTTCCAGCCTACTGAACAATCTCCTCAAGTAG
- a CDS encoding CbtB-domain containing protein produces MTAQSPISTQQQVRRWTLSTPVQATLYLSLCSLTLWTLYFTTYPPIHDQFHSLRHHTLLVGCH; encoded by the coding sequence ATGACGGCTCAATCTCCGATTTCGACTCAGCAACAGGTTCGGCGCTGGACGCTCTCAACGCCTGTCCAAGCGACCCTCTACCTCTCGCTCTGTTCCCTCACACTCTGGACGCTCTACTTCACGACGTATCCGCCCATTCATGACCAGTTTCATTCCCTGCGTCATCATACCTTGCTGGTGGGTTGTCATTAA
- a CDS encoding ShlB/FhaC/HecB family hemolysin secretion/activation protein, producing the protein MVAHPWSGGNQRGLALVQADLLGQGDSIRVAYTNTDGSNEVNVAYALPVNAHNGTFRVRYDRTWSQVIEPPFAELDIRGNLQELDLSFRQPVILTPEREVALGVGVSHQASETFILGIPFPLSPGADEQGHTRLLVVNCFQEWTQRGQDSVFAARSELSVGLGVLDATLQETPPDGQFIVWRGQSQWVLQIRPDTLVLLRSDLQLANRPLVPLEQYGLGGLESVRGYRQDALLTDNGAFASAELRVPIYRTTHGRGLLQWTPFLEVGRAWNSGGRANPNPNFLAAVGMGVRWQWSDRVLVRLESGDSLGGARHPVDPNPPG; encoded by the coding sequence ATGGTCGCTCACCCTTGGTCGGGGGGCAATCAACGGGGGCTGGCGCTGGTGCAAGCAGATTTGCTGGGGCAGGGAGATAGCATCCGGGTTGCCTATACCAACACCGATGGCAGCAATGAAGTCAATGTTGCCTATGCCCTCCCGGTTAATGCCCACAATGGAACCTTCCGGGTGCGCTATGACCGTACCTGGAGTCAGGTAATTGAACCCCCTTTTGCAGAACTGGACATTCGTGGCAACTTGCAGGAGCTGGATCTCAGCTTTCGCCAACCAGTGATTTTGACCCCTGAACGCGAGGTGGCACTGGGTGTCGGTGTGTCTCACCAAGCATCTGAGACTTTCATTTTGGGAATTCCCTTTCCCCTGTCTCCGGGTGCCGATGAACAGGGACACACCCGTCTGTTGGTGGTGAACTGTTTTCAAGAGTGGACACAACGGGGACAAGACTCTGTTTTTGCTGCTCGTTCTGAACTCAGTGTGGGCTTGGGAGTTCTGGATGCAACGCTGCAAGAGACTCCCCCCGATGGGCAATTTATTGTTTGGCGTGGACAGTCCCAGTGGGTGCTGCAAATCAGGCCGGATACGCTCGTTTTGCTCCGATCGGATTTGCAACTGGCGAACCGCCCCCTTGTTCCCCTGGAACAGTATGGTTTGGGGGGACTGGAGAGTGTGCGGGGTTACCGTCAGGATGCACTGCTGACGGATAACGGAGCCTTTGCCTCAGCAGAATTGCGTGTCCCGATCTATCGAACGACCCACGGACGAGGCTTGTTACAGTGGACTCCTTTTCTAGAGGTAGGGAGAGCTTGGAACAGTGGGGGACGGGCAAATCCCAACCCCAATTTCTTGGCGGCCGTGGGCATGGGCGTGCGGTGGCAGTGGAGCGATCGCGTGCTGGTGCGCTTAGAGTCGGGGGATTCCCTTGGTGGCGCTAGACACCCCGTTGACCCGAACCCTCCAGGATGA
- a CDS encoding 5-(carboxyamino)imidazole ribonucleotide synthase, with the protein MFSPATGSAGSRRFLPWTIGGEALVTPFTPTFPVVFKARRCGYDGQGTLIFPDQAALDLAWSQHQDPSKAWLTAPLIEAFIPFERELAVIAARSVMGEVVVYPVVETQQHQQVCRRVLVPADLPPQVIQTAQAIAQTLLTALEAVGVFGIEFFYTAEGKLLVNEISPRTHNSGHYTLDACETSQFEQHLRAVSQLPLGSPALKCPGAVMVNLLGYEYAKSDYWLNRQALAAMPQTFVHWYGKTESRPGRKLGHVTVLLDQACRAQALAIADQIESVWYGKITNSDL; encoded by the coding sequence TTGTTTTCTCCAGCAACTGGGTCTGCCGGTTCCCGCCGTTTTTTACCCTGGACTATCGGGGGAGAAGCCCTGGTAACACCCTTTACCCCCACCTTTCCGGTGGTTTTCAAGGCCCGACGCTGCGGCTACGATGGTCAAGGCACCTTGATCTTTCCCGACCAGGCGGCATTGGATCTGGCGTGGAGTCAGCATCAAGACCCCAGTAAAGCTTGGTTGACGGCACCTCTGATTGAAGCTTTCATTCCCTTTGAACGAGAACTGGCAGTGATTGCCGCCCGATCGGTAATGGGGGAAGTGGTGGTGTATCCCGTCGTTGAAACCCAGCAACATCAACAGGTCTGTCGCCGGGTATTGGTACCTGCCGATCTGCCGCCTCAAGTGATTCAAACGGCTCAAGCGATCGCCCAAACCCTCCTGACCGCACTGGAGGCCGTTGGTGTCTTTGGCATTGAATTCTTCTACACCGCTGAGGGCAAACTGCTGGTTAATGAGATCTCACCCCGCACCCATAATTCCGGTCACTACACCCTCGATGCCTGTGAGACCTCCCAGTTTGAGCAACACCTGCGAGCCGTGAGTCAGCTACCCCTGGGAAGTCCGGCTCTGAAATGTCCGGGAGCCGTGATGGTCAACCTCCTGGGCTATGAATATGCCAAAAGTGACTACTGGCTCAATCGGCAAGCCCTAGCAGCCATGCCTCAGACCTTTGTCCATTGGTATGGGAAAACGGAATCCCGTCCAGGGCGCAAGTTGGGCCATGTGACCGTGCTCCTCGACCAGGCATGTCGTGCCCAAGCCCTAGCGATCGCTGACCAGATCGAGTCTGTTTGGTATGGCAAAATAACTAATTCTGATCTTTAA
- a CDS encoding glutathione S-transferase family protein: MTRAPLSWTDLEALTALQVDPVNGPTNAQARLRLFGHTEAEVRLTLYRDHHAWCPYCQKVWLWLEEKQIPYRIEKVTMFCYGEKESWYKRMVPSGMLPAIALDGHLITESDDILMALEQVFAPLGQGMEDPTVIPLRRLERLLFRAWCNWLCYPTGSPQQEQRQRQQFTAVVGQVETALARTCGSYFLEEFSTVDVIFTPYVERMNASLYYYKGYSLREENPHLSDWFDAMESRPTYRGTQSDFHTHAHDLPPQMGGCWENGEPQMLLNKARVDNGPWSGLPDATYPEPDNSRGEALSRVIKHRNNLIRVNPADDHLFEVALRCALTLMITGEVCTPPMGSDSALRYLRDRICVPRDMSIYAAKRLREALEKTAALVGAGQGTPIPVPHRRDQDPANFASPA, encoded by the coding sequence ATGACCCGTGCGCCCCTCAGCTGGACAGACCTAGAAGCACTCACAGCCTTGCAAGTTGATCCGGTCAATGGCCCCACCAATGCCCAAGCTCGGTTGCGCCTCTTCGGTCACACTGAAGCGGAGGTCAGGCTGACGCTTTACCGTGATCACCATGCGTGGTGCCCTTATTGCCAGAAAGTCTGGCTGTGGCTGGAGGAAAAACAGATCCCCTACCGCATCGAAAAAGTAACGATGTTTTGCTATGGGGAAAAAGAGAGCTGGTACAAACGCATGGTGCCCTCCGGCATGTTACCTGCGATCGCCTTAGACGGACACCTGATCACGGAAAGCGATGACATTCTCATGGCTCTGGAACAGGTATTTGCGCCCCTGGGACAGGGCATGGAAGACCCCACGGTGATTCCCCTGCGGCGACTGGAACGACTCCTGTTTAGAGCGTGGTGTAATTGGCTCTGCTATCCCACAGGGTCACCCCAGCAAGAGCAACGCCAGCGGCAACAATTTACAGCTGTCGTCGGCCAGGTTGAGACAGCCCTAGCCCGTACCTGCGGTTCCTATTTTCTGGAAGAATTCAGCACCGTCGATGTGATCTTCACCCCCTATGTCGAGCGGATGAATGCCAGTCTCTACTACTACAAGGGCTACTCGCTGCGAGAAGAAAACCCTCACTTATCGGACTGGTTTGATGCCATGGAAAGCCGACCCACCTATCGCGGCACCCAGAGTGACTTCCATACCCACGCCCATGACTTACCACCCCAGATGGGAGGCTGCTGGGAAAATGGTGAGCCTCAAATGCTTCTGAATAAGGCACGGGTTGATAACGGCCCATGGAGTGGGTTGCCCGATGCCACCTACCCAGAGCCAGACAATTCCCGAGGGGAAGCCCTCTCCCGAGTGATCAAGCACCGCAACAACCTGATTCGGGTGAATCCCGCCGATGACCACCTCTTTGAGGTAGCCCTGCGTTGTGCGCTGACCTTGATGATCACCGGGGAAGTCTGCACCCCACCCATGGGATCTGACTCGGCGTTGCGTTATTTACGCGATCGCATTTGTGTCCCTCGGGATATGTCTATTTACGCGGCTAAACGGCTACGGGAAGCACTGGAAAAAACTGCTGCCTTAGTTGGGGCTGGACAAGGTACACCGATTCCAGTTCCACATCGTCGGGATCAAGACCCAGCTAACTTTGCCAGCCCTGCGTAG
- a CDS encoding filamentous hemagglutinin N-terminal domain-containing protein, with the protein MATSQSNGCIQAASAQITPDSTLGAEQSVVVPNVSFNNQMGDRIDGGAIRGGNLFHSFLDFNIASGRAAYFTNPSGVSNIFSRVTGTSISNIQGTLGVLGTANLFLINPNGILFGPRASLDLRGSFVGSTASQIQFADGTRYSARDPQVSPLLTVSLPIGLQFGDNPGAIIQRSQAINPISPNFAGEPGGLEVDPGETLALIGGEILLEGGNITAPSGRVELGSVGSNALVSLQPEAQGWSFSYGGVSAFRDIQITQRQEQTSLITSVIDVSSSLTLGQPLPSGEIQLQGQHIKINEGTEIIAANLSDQPANSLLINGSQSVELSGSQGGGSMIVLALGAGPGGNLIINTPSLTVRDGSQITTTTLGSGRGGNLIINAPAQVEITGGTRNQSGQLLLSTLFAGTAGSGDAGSITINTPRLSILDGG; encoded by the coding sequence TTGGCCACGAGTCAGAGCAACGGATGCATTCAGGCTGCCAGTGCTCAAATCACCCCTGACTCAACTTTGGGAGCGGAGCAGTCGGTTGTTGTCCCCAATGTTTCCTTCAACAACCAGATGGGCGATCGGATTGATGGAGGGGCAATCCGTGGTGGCAACTTGTTCCATAGCTTTCTGGACTTTAATATTGCCTCGGGGCGTGCAGCCTATTTCACCAATCCCAGCGGGGTAAGCAATATCTTCAGTCGCGTTACGGGCACGAGTATCTCTAACATTCAGGGAACTTTAGGGGTTTTGGGCACCGCGAACCTATTTTTGATCAACCCCAATGGGATTCTATTTGGGCCTAGAGCCAGCCTGGATCTGCGGGGTTCTTTTGTCGGTTCCACGGCCAGCCAGATTCAGTTTGCTGATGGTACGCGATATAGTGCGCGGGATCCCCAAGTTTCGCCATTACTCACCGTCAGCCTGCCCATTGGGTTGCAATTTGGAGACAACCCCGGAGCCATTATCCAGCGGTCCCAAGCCATTAACCCGATCTCTCCCAATTTTGCCGGGGAACCGGGGGGACTTGAGGTTGATCCCGGTGAGACCCTGGCATTGATTGGGGGTGAGATCCTGCTGGAGGGGGGCAATATCACCGCGCCCAGCGGTCGGGTAGAGTTGGGGAGTGTTGGTAGCAATGCCCTGGTGAGTCTGCAGCCTGAAGCGCAGGGCTGGAGCTTTAGCTATGGAGGGGTTTCAGCCTTTCGAGATATTCAAATTACACAGCGTCAGGAGCAGACATCGCTGATTACTTCTGTGATTGATGTCAGTAGTAGTCTGACCCTAGGACAGCCGTTGCCGAGTGGAGAAATTCAGTTACAGGGTCAACACATCAAGATTAACGAGGGCACGGAAATCATCGCGGCTAACTTGAGTGATCAGCCCGCTAACAGTCTGCTGATCAATGGGTCGCAGTCCGTGGAACTCTCGGGCAGTCAGGGTGGAGGGAGCATGATTGTGCTAGCTCTGGGAGCTGGACCTGGGGGGAATTTAATCATTAACACCCCATCCCTCACCGTTCGTGATGGTTCACAAATTACCACAACCACATTGGGCAGCGGTCGAGGCGGCAATCTGATTATCAATGCCCCGGCCCAAGTCGAGATTACGGGCGGGACACGGAACCAGAGTGGCCAATTGCTCCTCAGTACGCTCTTTGCTGGGACAGCAGGCAGTGGTGATGCTGGCAGCATTACGATCAATACCCCCCGGCTTTCGATCTTGGATGGGGGGTAG
- a CDS encoding tetratricopeptide repeat protein produces the protein MEAGNAAFTAGQLSLAITIWQQALQQYQQQDDLLNQAMVLGNLALAYQELGQFAAANQAIVRSLKLLPAQVQGSQPTVALVLARVWNTQGSLQFRQGHYEAALTTWQQATAAYTQAQDTVGMIRSRLNQAQALRALGLYHQAMTLLQQLNQTLQQQPQSLITAVALRSLGDTLGVIGDPHLAQQTLERSLAIARRLENSPAIAAALLSLGNTARAQANVSSALALYQQAATTDPPLVPVTSSGTTQFPEFKRRSRAMGHC, from the coding sequence GTGGAAGCTGGCAATGCAGCGTTTACCGCTGGACAGTTGAGTCTCGCCATTACCATCTGGCAGCAGGCACTCCAGCAGTATCAGCAACAGGATGACCTCTTGAATCAGGCAATGGTGCTGGGGAATCTAGCCTTGGCCTATCAGGAATTGGGACAATTCGCAGCAGCAAACCAAGCGATCGTGAGGAGTTTAAAATTGCTCCCAGCCCAGGTACAAGGCTCCCAGCCCACCGTTGCCCTGGTTTTAGCTCGGGTTTGGAACACTCAGGGAAGTTTGCAGTTTCGCCAGGGGCACTATGAAGCCGCACTCACAACCTGGCAACAGGCCACCGCAGCCTATACTCAGGCCCAGGACACGGTGGGGATGATCCGCAGTCGCCTTAACCAGGCGCAGGCACTCCGTGCCCTCGGGCTCTATCACCAGGCAATGACCCTGCTGCAACAGCTTAACCAAACCCTGCAACAGCAGCCGCAGTCATTGATCACAGCTGTTGCCTTGCGGAGTTTGGGGGATACCCTGGGGGTCATCGGGGATCCCCATTTAGCCCAGCAAACCCTGGAGCGGAGTTTGGCGATCGCCCGTAGGTTGGAGAATTCCCCCGCGATCGCGGCGGCATTGTTGAGTCTAGGTAATACCGCTCGTGCCCAAGCCAATGTCTCATCGGCCTTAGCCCTCTATCAGCAGGCTGCAACCACAGACCCCCCCCTCGTCCCCGTTACAAGCTCAGGCACAACTCAATTCCCTGAGTTTAAGCGTCGATCTAGGGCAATGGGCCACTGTTGA
- a CDS encoding pentapeptide repeat-containing protein, translating to MQFSGSLRFLLTGLLVIVLLLGVPPVLAADFPPPLSFSNAELSRRDFSGQSLPTAEFSNANLEFANFAGADLRGAVLSGSTMTKVNLQGADLSNAMVDQVNLQGGNLEDAVLSGSILLRTLFTGAKITGADFSDAILDGAQLKSLCQQASGVNSKTGVATRDSLGCG from the coding sequence ATGCAATTTTCTGGTTCGCTGCGCTTCCTACTGACAGGGTTACTGGTGATTGTCCTCCTGCTGGGAGTCCCTCCAGTTCTGGCTGCGGATTTCCCTCCTCCTCTTTCTTTTAGTAACGCCGAGCTTTCTCGTCGGGACTTTTCTGGACAGAGTTTACCCACCGCCGAGTTTTCCAATGCCAATCTGGAATTTGCCAACTTTGCCGGTGCTGACCTGCGCGGCGCGGTGTTAAGTGGCTCAACCATGACCAAGGTGAATTTACAGGGGGCAGATTTGTCCAACGCTATGGTGGATCAGGTGAACTTGCAGGGAGGGAATTTAGAGGACGCGGTGTTGAGTGGGTCGATTTTGCTGAGAACGTTATTTACAGGGGCAAAGATCACCGGGGCAGATTTTAGCGATGCGATTTTGGATGGAGCCCAATTAAAAAGCCTCTGTCAACAAGCCAGTGGGGTCAACTCCAAGACCGGGGTGGCAACCAGGGACTCCTTAGGGTGTGGCTGA